In Apodemus sylvaticus chromosome 8, mApoSyl1.1, whole genome shotgun sequence, one genomic interval encodes:
- the LOC127690943 gene encoding granzyme E-like isoform X1 has translation MPAVLILLTLLLPLGAGAEEIIGSHEVKPHSRPYMAFVVSVDIEGNKRCCRGFLVQDDFVLTAAHCRNSSPHSAMTVTLGAHNIKAKEETQQIIPVEKAFPHPDYNSVDRTNDIMLLKLESKAKRTKAVRPLMLPRPDAQVKPGDVCSVAGWGSTSNNATKGSACLREAQLIIKKDQECKKKRFRCYTETTEICAGDMKKIKAPSKGDSGGPLVCGNKAYGVVTYG, from the exons ATGCCAGCAGTCCTGATTCTCCTGACCCTACTTCTGCCACTAGGAGCTGGAGCAG AGGAGATCATCGGCAGCCATGAGGTGAAGCCGCACTCCCGCCCCTACATGGCATTCGTTGTGTCTGTGGATATTGAAGGGAATAAGAGATGCTGCAGAGGCTTCCTTGTTCAAGATGACTTTGTGCTGACAGCTGCTCACTGCAGAAACA GCTCTCCCCACAGCGCAATGACAGTCACACTGGGGGCACACAACATCAAGGCTAAGGAGGAGACCCAGCAGATCATCCCTGTGGAAAAAGCCTTTCCCCACCCAGACTATAATTCTGTGGACCGCACCAATGACATCATGCTCTTAAAG TTGGAGAGTAAGGCCAAGAGAACTAAAGCTGTGAGGCCCCTCATGTTGCCCCGGCCCGATGCCCAGGTGAAGCCAGGGGATGTGTGCAGTGTGGCGGGCTGGGGGAGCACGTCCAACAATGCCACTAAAGGATCTGCCTGCCTACGAGAGGCCCAACTGATCATCAAAAAGGACCAGGAATGCAAAAAAAAACGTTTCCGTTGCTACACTGAGACCACAGAGATTTGTGCTGGagacatgaagaaaataaaggcTCCTTCCAAG GGTGACTCTGGGGGACCCCTCGTGTGTGGCAACAAGGCCTACGGAGTTGTAACCTATGGGTGA
- the LOC127691491 gene encoding cathepsin G — protein MQPLLLLLTFILLQGNEAGKIIGGREARPHSFPYMAFLLIQSSGGLTACGGFLVREDFVLTAGHCLGSSINVTLGAHNIQRRERTQQHITVLRAIRHPDYNHENFRNDIMLLQLRSRARRSGSVKPVALPQGSKKLQPGASCTVAGWGRVSQSRGTNVLQEVQLRVQVDQKCSSRFQFYDSQTQICVGNPRERKTAFRGDSGGPLVCNNVAQGIVSYGSINGSPPAVFTRIQSFMPWIKRTMRRLAP, from the exons ATGCAGCCTCTCCTGCTCCTGTTGACCTTCATTCTACTCCAAGGAAAtgaggcag GAAAGATCATTGGAGGCCGAGAAGCCAGGCCCCACTCCTTCCCCTACATGGCGTTTCTTCTGATCCAGAGTTCGGGAGGGCTGACTGCTTGTGGAGGGTTTCTGGTGCGAGAAGACTTTGTCCTAACAGCAGGTCATTGCTTGGGAAG CTCCATAAATGTTACCCTAGGGGCCCACAACATCCAAAGGCGAGAAAGGACCCAGCAACACATCACTGTGCTCAGAGCCATCCGCCATCCTGACTACAATCATGAGAACTTCCGGAATGACATCATGCTACTGCAG CTGAGGAGCAGAGCCCGGAGGAGTGGATCTGTGAAGCCCGTGGCTCTGCCTCAgggcagcaagaaactgcagccaGGGGCTTCCTGCACAGTGGCTGGCTGGGGCCGGGTGAGCCAGAGCAGGGGAACGAATGTACTCCAGGAGGTGCAGCTAAGAGTGCAGGTGGACCAAAAGTGTTCCAGTCGCTTCCAATTCTACGACAGCCAGACTCAGATCTGTGTGGGAAacccaagagaaaggaagactgCCTTCAGG GGTGATTCTGGTGGCCCTCTGGTGTGTAACAATGTGGCCCAGGGCATCGTCTCCTATGGAAGCATCAATGGCAGCCCTCCAGCTGTATTCACCAGGATCCAGAGCTTCATGCCCTGGATCAAAAGAACAATGAGACGCCTTGCGCCATGA
- the LOC127690943 gene encoding granzyme E-like isoform X2, with translation MPAVLILLTLLLPLGAGAEEIIGSHEVKPHSRPYMAFVVSVDIEGNKRCCRGFLVQDDFVLTAAHCRNSAMTVTLGAHNIKAKEETQQIIPVEKAFPHPDYNSVDRTNDIMLLKLESKAKRTKAVRPLMLPRPDAQVKPGDVCSVAGWGSTSNNATKGSACLREAQLIIKKDQECKKKRFRCYTETTEICAGDMKKIKAPSKGDSGGPLVCGNKAYGVVTYG, from the exons ATGCCAGCAGTCCTGATTCTCCTGACCCTACTTCTGCCACTAGGAGCTGGAGCAG AGGAGATCATCGGCAGCCATGAGGTGAAGCCGCACTCCCGCCCCTACATGGCATTCGTTGTGTCTGTGGATATTGAAGGGAATAAGAGATGCTGCAGAGGCTTCCTTGTTCAAGATGACTTTGTGCTGACAGCTGCTCACTGCAGAAACAG CGCAATGACAGTCACACTGGGGGCACACAACATCAAGGCTAAGGAGGAGACCCAGCAGATCATCCCTGTGGAAAAAGCCTTTCCCCACCCAGACTATAATTCTGTGGACCGCACCAATGACATCATGCTCTTAAAG TTGGAGAGTAAGGCCAAGAGAACTAAAGCTGTGAGGCCCCTCATGTTGCCCCGGCCCGATGCCCAGGTGAAGCCAGGGGATGTGTGCAGTGTGGCGGGCTGGGGGAGCACGTCCAACAATGCCACTAAAGGATCTGCCTGCCTACGAGAGGCCCAACTGATCATCAAAAAGGACCAGGAATGCAAAAAAAAACGTTTCCGTTGCTACACTGAGACCACAGAGATTTGTGCTGGagacatgaagaaaataaaggcTCCTTCCAAG GGTGACTCTGGGGGACCCCTCGTGTGTGGCAACAAGGCCTACGGAGTTGTAACCTATGGGTGA